One part of the Sporomusaceae bacterium genome encodes these proteins:
- a CDS encoding branched-chain amino acid aminotransferase, protein MVDIAVTRVATPKAMPDADKLGFGQYFTDHMFEMDYQTGKGWYNPRVVPYEEFSLYPAAMVLHYGQAIFEGMKAFRTAEGVINVFRPFDYLNRFNRSADIICIPNTAVDVVHAGLNKLLEIDKRWVPAKHGTALYIRPFIIATDPYVGVKSSDTYKLFIILSPVGAYYAAGFNPVGIKVEDKFVRAVPGGIGEAKTPGNYAASLRAQVEAKKEGYAQVLWLDGIERKYVEEVGTMNIFFKIKGELITPALNGSILGGITRRTVLELAKDWGVKATERQISIDEVFAAHAKGELEEVFGSGTAAVISPVGELSWKGQKLVINDNKTGPFSQKLFDHVAGLQYGTVADKFGWVEKVAKV, encoded by the coding sequence ATGGTCGACATCGCCGTTACCAGGGTTGCGACCCCGAAAGCGATGCCGGACGCCGATAAACTCGGCTTCGGGCAGTACTTCACCGATCACATGTTTGAGATGGATTATCAGACCGGCAAGGGTTGGTATAATCCGCGCGTAGTACCTTACGAGGAATTTTCCCTTTACCCCGCCGCTATGGTGCTGCACTACGGCCAGGCCATTTTCGAAGGGATGAAGGCTTTCCGCACCGCCGAAGGCGTGATCAACGTCTTCCGGCCGTTCGACTACCTGAACCGCTTCAACCGCTCGGCCGATATTATCTGCATCCCGAACACCGCGGTGGATGTCGTCCACGCCGGCCTGAATAAGCTCCTCGAAATCGACAAACGCTGGGTCCCGGCCAAGCATGGCACGGCGCTCTATATCCGCCCCTTTATCATCGCCACCGATCCGTATGTCGGCGTAAAATCCTCCGATACATACAAGCTGTTCATCATCCTTTCCCCGGTGGGCGCTTATTACGCCGCCGGCTTTAACCCCGTCGGCATCAAGGTCGAGGACAAATTTGTCCGCGCCGTTCCCGGCGGCATCGGCGAGGCCAAGACGCCGGGCAACTACGCCGCCAGCCTGCGCGCCCAGGTCGAGGCCAAGAAGGAAGGCTACGCCCAGGTGCTGTGGCTTGACGGCATCGAGCGCAAGTATGTCGAGGAAGTCGGCACGATGAACATCTTCTTCAAGATCAAGGGCGAACTGATCACCCCTGCCCTGAACGGCAGCATTCTCGGCGGCATCACCCGCCGCACCGTTCTCGAACTGGCCAAGGACTGGGGCGTGAAGGCGACCGAACGGCAGATTTCCATCGACGAGGTCTTTGCGGCCCATGCCAAGGGCGAGCTCGAGGAGGTCTTCGGTTCGGGGACGGCCGCTGTCATTTCGCCGGTCGGCGAACTGTCGTGGAAGGGCCAGAAGCTCGTCATCAACGACAATAAGACCGGTCCTTTTTCCCAGAAGCTCTTCGACCATGTCGCCGGGCTCCAGTACGGCACGGTGGCCGATAAGTTCGGCTGGGTGGAAAAGGTGGCTAAAGTCTAA
- the cdaA gene encoding diadenylate cyclase CdaA produces the protein MLLQVRGIISTIGWRDIFDILLVAVLLYKLYMMIKDTRALTLLKGLVVLLVATLVSKWLGLNVINWLLQKSMTVVLVALPIVFQPELRRALEQLGRGRLFGRSAFLNEEEAQSLLEETVKAVSVLAKNKIGALLVFEREMRLNDYVDTGIKVDGIVSSEFLTNIFIPNSPLHDGAVIVRGNRVTAAGCILPLTDDTRLSKELGTRHRAAIGVSEQTDAIIVVVSEETGIISVAEGGRLSRYVEPAKLKDFLRPLYFSKSSPLSEFFNWRSSS, from the coding sequence ATGCTCCTGCAGGTAAGGGGGATAATTTCGACCATCGGGTGGCGCGATATTTTCGATATCCTCCTGGTGGCCGTGCTGCTGTACAAGCTTTATATGATGATCAAGGACACCCGGGCCCTCACGCTGCTGAAGGGCCTGGTCGTGTTGCTTGTCGCCACCCTGGTGAGCAAATGGCTTGGCTTGAACGTGATCAACTGGCTGCTGCAGAAGTCGATGACGGTGGTGCTCGTGGCGCTGCCGATCGTTTTCCAGCCCGAGCTCCGCCGGGCGCTGGAGCAGCTCGGACGCGGCCGCCTGTTCGGCAGGAGCGCCTTCCTCAACGAGGAGGAGGCCCAGAGCCTGCTGGAGGAGACGGTCAAGGCGGTGTCGGTGCTCGCCAAGAACAAGATCGGCGCCCTGCTTGTCTTCGAACGGGAGATGCGCCTGAACGATTATGTCGATACCGGCATCAAGGTCGACGGTATCGTGTCGAGCGAGTTTCTCACCAATATCTTCATCCCCAACTCGCCGCTGCACGACGGGGCGGTCATCGTCCGCGGCAACCGCGTAACCGCCGCCGGCTGCATCCTGCCTCTGACCGACGACACGAGACTGAGCAAGGAGCTCGGCACCCGCCACCGCGCGGCCATCGGCGTCAGTGAACAGACCGACGCCATCATCGTGGTGGTGAGCGAGGAGACAGGCATAATCTCGGTGGCCGAGGGCGGCCGCCTGTCCCGCTATGTCGAGCCGGCCAAGCTCAAGGACTTCCTGCGCCCGCTGTATTTCAGCAAGAGTTCGCCCTTGAGCGAATTCTTCAACTGGAGGTCTTCATCATAA
- a CDS encoding CdaR family protein, with the protein MEEARGKNITTKVLALILAVVLWLYVTNEQNPPVEASVSVPLEVRGMSDTLVAVDVPDAVRVKVRGPRSITAVLTPQDLKAYVDLKGADEGRHAVRVYALVPSSLEFIEVQPDKLTVRVDSKASRTLPVEIRVTGTATAGTVVAKATLNPQQVTVEGPKATVDSVDRVILPLDLTGRSADFTAQLAPLLVNRDGRAVEGVTVTPNRIGVAANLAKGVDKKTVDIKTIIYGDMAPGTVLKSVVTTPVKVELSGDAKELEKIDFVYTEPISVAGINRDTEKEVKLQIKEGLVASQAAVTVKISVGR; encoded by the coding sequence ATGGAAGAAGCGCGCGGGAAAAATATTACCACGAAAGTCCTCGCCCTGATCCTGGCGGTGGTGCTGTGGCTGTACGTCACGAACGAGCAGAATCCGCCGGTGGAGGCATCGGTGTCGGTGCCGCTGGAGGTGCGCGGCATGTCCGATACGCTGGTGGCGGTCGATGTGCCCGACGCCGTGCGGGTCAAGGTCCGCGGCCCTCGCAGCATTACCGCGGTGCTGACGCCGCAGGATCTGAAGGCTTATGTCGATCTCAAGGGGGCGGACGAAGGCCGCCACGCGGTCCGCGTTTACGCCCTGGTGCCGTCCAGCCTCGAATTCATCGAGGTGCAACCCGACAAGCTCACTGTGAGGGTGGACAGTAAGGCCAGCCGTACGCTGCCGGTGGAGATCCGCGTGACCGGCACGGCGACGGCCGGAACGGTGGTGGCCAAGGCTACGCTCAACCCCCAGCAGGTGACGGTCGAAGGCCCGAAGGCCACTGTCGATTCGGTGGACAGGGTCATTCTGCCCCTCGACCTGACGGGCAGGAGCGCCGATTTTACCGCCCAGCTCGCCCCGCTGCTGGTGAACCGCGACGGCAGGGCTGTGGAGGGCGTGACGGTTACCCCCAACAGGATCGGTGTCGCCGCCAATCTCGCCAAGGGCGTGGACAAGAAGACGGTCGATATCAAGACGATAATCTACGGCGATATGGCCCCCGGCACTGTTCTCAAGTCGGTGGTGACGACGCCGGTGAAGGTGGAGCTGAGCGGCGACGCCAAAGAGCTTGAGAAAATCGACTTCGTTTACACCGAGCCGATCAGCGTAGCCGGCATAAACAGGGACACCGAGAAGGAAGTGAAGCTTCAGATCAAAGAGGGTCTGGTGGCGTCACAGGCGGCGGTTACTGTTAAGATCAGCGTCGGGCGGTAG
- a CDS encoding FAD-binding protein, whose translation MLRITNFRVAVEDDNPLTVLAARRLRLPPGGVAEVTIVRRAVDARRKSNIGFVYTLDVAVTAAEGQVLSRLAGDRDVAVRVAEAQLPVVPGHKPLDAPPVVVGAGPAGLFAALTLAEHGYRPVLLERGRDVEARTRDVARFWQTGEFDPASNVQFGEGGAGTFSDGKLTTRVNDPRSGQVLDALVAAGAPPEIKYLHKPHVGTDKLRTVVAALRRRIVAAGGTVAFESRVTDIAVDSGVLTGVVINENRHIPASIALFAVGHSARDTYAMLARRGVAMEAKPFAVGVRIEHPQELIDRAQYGGLAGHPRLGAADYALVFQDRAAGRTAYSFCMCPGGLVVAAASEEGGVVTNGMSLFGRDSGNANSALVVNVGPADFGGGVMAGIEFQRRWERLAYEVGGRTYAAPVQAVGDFLAGRTGGRDFLAPPSYRPAVVAADLAACLPPAVAATLARALPDFGRRIKGFDHPRAVMTGVETRTSAPLRMVRGPDYMSVTVAGLAPVGEGAGYAGGIMSAALDGLNAALAIIKEYRPL comes from the coding sequence TTGTTGAGGATTACCAATTTCCGCGTCGCTGTCGAGGATGACAACCCTCTGACGGTGCTGGCGGCGCGGCGGCTCCGTCTGCCGCCCGGCGGTGTGGCGGAGGTGACGATTGTCCGGCGGGCGGTGGACGCCCGCCGTAAGTCTAATATCGGCTTTGTTTACACGCTCGACGTGGCGGTGACCGCCGCCGAGGGGCAGGTGCTGTCCCGGCTGGCCGGCGACCGCGATGTTGCCGTGCGCGTGGCAGAGGCGCAACTGCCGGTCGTCCCCGGTCATAAGCCGCTCGACGCTCCCCCGGTGGTGGTGGGCGCCGGCCCGGCCGGGCTTTTTGCTGCGCTGACGCTGGCCGAGCACGGCTACCGGCCGGTGCTTCTGGAGCGCGGCCGCGACGTCGAGGCGCGGACGCGGGATGTGGCCCGCTTCTGGCAGACGGGCGAATTCGACCCCGCCTCCAACGTCCAGTTCGGCGAGGGCGGGGCCGGTACGTTTTCGGACGGCAAGCTGACGACGAGGGTGAACGACCCGCGCTCCGGTCAGGTGCTGGATGCGCTGGTGGCCGCCGGCGCGCCGCCGGAGATAAAGTACCTCCACAAGCCCCATGTGGGCACCGATAAGCTGCGGACGGTGGTGGCCGCCCTGCGGCGGCGCATCGTCGCGGCGGGCGGGACGGTGGCGTTCGAGAGCCGCGTGACCGATATCGCCGTCGATAGCGGCGTTCTGACCGGCGTTGTCATCAACGAAAACCGCCATATACCTGCCAGTATCGCCTTGTTCGCCGTCGGCCACAGCGCCCGCGACACTTATGCCATGCTGGCGCGCCGCGGCGTGGCGATGGAGGCGAAGCCCTTCGCCGTCGGGGTCCGTATCGAGCATCCCCAGGAGCTAATCGACCGGGCTCAGTATGGCGGCCTGGCCGGTCACCCCCGGTTGGGGGCCGCCGACTATGCGCTTGTTTTTCAGGACCGGGCCGCGGGACGGACGGCCTATTCCTTCTGCATGTGTCCCGGCGGGCTGGTGGTAGCCGCCGCGTCGGAAGAGGGCGGCGTCGTGACCAACGGGATGAGCCTGTTCGGCCGCGATTCCGGGAACGCCAATAGTGCCCTTGTCGTAAACGTCGGCCCGGCCGACTTCGGCGGCGGCGTGATGGCCGGGATCGAGTTCCAGCGCCGCTGGGAGCGGCTGGCCTATGAGGTCGGCGGCCGGACATATGCCGCGCCTGTGCAGGCTGTGGGCGATTTCCTGGCCGGCAGGACCGGCGGCCGCGATTTTCTCGCTCCGCCCAGCTACCGCCCGGCTGTCGTTGCGGCCGACCTTGCCGCTTGCCTGCCGCCGGCGGTGGCCGCCACGCTGGCGCGCGCCCTGCCGGATTTTGGCCGCAGGATCAAGGGATTCGACCATCCGCGGGCGGTGATGACCGGGGTGGAGACGCGGACGAGCGCTCCTCTCCGCATGGTGCGCGGGCCGGATTATATGTCGGTGACGGTGGCCGGCCTGGCGCCGGTGGGCGAAGGAGCCGGCTACGCCGGCGGCATAATGAGCGCCGCGCTCGACGGGCTCAATGCCGCGCTGGCGATTATCAAAGAATACAGACCGCTCTGA
- the glmM gene encoding phosphoglucosamine mutase — MGKLFGTDGVRGLANTELTPELAFRLGRAATYWFGRNYRRPTFFIGRDTRISGEMLEAALAAGICSAGGEAVLCGVVPTPAVAFLARKHGAQAGVVISASHNPFPDNGIKFFAGSGYKLPDATEEELEKLVMAGKDELPRPTAEHIGTIRYRHDLLKEYIDYALSTVDVPFADLKIVVDCANGAAFEAAPAVLRQLGAQVIVINDKPNGVNINRDAGSTHLEGLQQEVILHGADLGIAHDGDADRCLAVDETGAVVDGDQIMVICALELLRQGKLADNVLVATVMSNLGLHQAVKRAGGRVVVTPVGDRYVLEAMLTHGYGLGGEQSGHIIFGGLSTTGDGLVTALQLIAARVRAGRRLSELAAAMTRFPQVLVNVRVKSKAGWQDNEAIAAAIAAAEQALGEDGRVLVRPSGTEPLIRVMAEGPSQPELESLVERVAAVISRELGS, encoded by the coding sequence TTGGGCAAACTTTTCGGTACCGATGGCGTGCGCGGCCTCGCCAACACGGAACTCACCCCCGAGCTTGCTTTCCGCCTCGGCCGGGCGGCGACGTACTGGTTCGGCCGCAATTACCGCCGGCCAACGTTTTTCATCGGCCGGGACACCCGCATTTCAGGCGAGATGCTGGAGGCGGCGCTGGCCGCCGGCATTTGCTCGGCAGGCGGCGAGGCTGTGCTGTGCGGGGTGGTGCCGACGCCGGCGGTGGCTTTTTTGGCCCGCAAACACGGCGCACAGGCCGGGGTGGTTATTTCGGCCTCCCATAACCCTTTCCCCGACAACGGGATAAAGTTTTTCGCCGGCAGCGGCTATAAGCTGCCGGATGCGACCGAGGAAGAGCTGGAGAAGCTGGTGATGGCCGGCAAGGACGAGCTGCCGCGGCCCACGGCCGAGCATATCGGCACCATCCGCTACCGCCACGATCTGCTGAAGGAGTATATCGATTACGCACTCAGCACTGTGGACGTGCCGTTCGCCGACCTCAAGATCGTCGTCGACTGCGCCAACGGAGCGGCGTTCGAGGCTGCGCCGGCGGTGCTCCGCCAGCTGGGGGCGCAGGTGATCGTTATCAATGACAAGCCCAACGGGGTCAATATCAACAGGGACGCCGGCTCTACCCACCTGGAGGGATTGCAGCAGGAGGTCATCCTCCACGGGGCGGATCTCGGTATCGCCCACGACGGCGACGCCGACCGCTGCCTGGCTGTCGACGAGACGGGCGCGGTGGTGGACGGCGACCAGATCATGGTTATCTGCGCGCTGGAACTGCTCCGGCAGGGCAAGCTGGCCGACAATGTTCTTGTGGCCACGGTGATGAGCAACCTGGGGCTTCACCAGGCGGTGAAGCGGGCCGGGGGCAGGGTGGTGGTCACCCCGGTGGGCGACCGCTATGTGCTTGAGGCCATGCTGACCCACGGCTACGGCCTGGGGGGCGAACAGTCGGGCCATATTATTTTCGGCGGCCTGAGCACAACGGGCGACGGTCTGGTGACCGCCTTGCAGCTTATCGCCGCCAGAGTCCGCGCCGGACGGCGGCTGTCGGAGCTGGCCGCGGCCATGACCCGCTTCCCGCAGGTGCTTGTCAATGTGAGGGTGAAGAGCAAGGCCGGCTGGCAGGATAACGAGGCTATCGCCGCCGCCATCGCCGCCGCCGAACAGGCGCTGGGCGAGGACGGCCGGGTGCTGGTCCGTCCGTCGGGCACCGAGCCGCTTATCAGGGTGATGGCCGAGGGGCCGTCCCAGCCCGAGCTGGAGAGTCTCGTCGAACGGGTGGCCGCCGTCATCAGCCGGGAACTGGGAAGTTGA
- the glmS gene encoding glutamine--fructose-6-phosphate transaminase (isomerizing): MCGIVGYIGPKQAMPFLIEGLKKLEYRGYDSAGIAVFDGGRVNVEKSVGRLSVLEKMVEQHPLEGHVGIGHTRWATHGRPSDANSHPHTDCTGKFVVVHNGIIENYLHIKEKLIAKGHKFTSETDTEVVAHLVEEYYEGDFEAAVKKVLAEIEGSYALVFLSQYEPDKIICSKQDNPLVIGLGEGENFIASDIPAIISRTRRTYILSDGEMAIVTRDSAWVMSRQGVPVTKKVFEVHWDAEAAEKGGYEHFMIKEIYEQPKAIRETTTGRLAKDDSGVILDELKWTKDDVAAIKKVAIVACGTAYHAGIVGKYYLEQLARIPVEVDVASEFRYRAPLIDEHTLAIVISQSGETLDTLAALKEAKKLGARTLAVTNVVGSSIAREADQVVYTWAGPEIAVASTKAYTTQLIGMLMLAVYIASLRGAIGADRVREIIRGLKALPGQAHEILENVEPIKTFAQQYGFCEDVFFIGRSLDYAVALEGSLKLKEISYIHAEAYAAGELKHGTLALIIEGVPVIALATQYDVYEKMLSNIKEVKARDAVVIGVAMQGDEQIGKYVDHAITIPATDKYLAPILTVIPLQLLAYYAAVTRGADVDKPRNLAKSVTVE; this comes from the coding sequence ATGTGTGGTATTGTCGGATATATCGGGCCCAAGCAAGCGATGCCGTTTCTCATCGAGGGCCTTAAGAAACTCGAGTACCGGGGCTACGATTCGGCCGGTATCGCCGTGTTCGACGGCGGCCGGGTGAATGTCGAGAAAAGCGTCGGCCGGTTGAGCGTACTGGAGAAGATGGTCGAGCAGCACCCCCTGGAGGGCCACGTCGGTATTGGCCACACCCGCTGGGCTACCCACGGGCGCCCCTCGGACGCCAATTCGCATCCCCATACCGATTGCACGGGCAAGTTCGTGGTGGTGCACAACGGCATCATCGAGAACTACCTGCATATCAAGGAAAAGCTGATCGCCAAAGGCCACAAGTTCACGTCGGAGACCGATACTGAGGTTGTGGCCCATCTGGTCGAGGAGTACTACGAGGGCGACTTCGAGGCGGCCGTTAAGAAGGTGCTGGCGGAAATCGAAGGCTCCTACGCCCTGGTTTTCCTGTCCCAGTACGAGCCTGATAAGATCATCTGCTCCAAACAGGACAATCCGCTGGTCATCGGTCTGGGCGAAGGAGAGAATTTTATCGCCTCGGATATCCCGGCGATCATCAGCCGCACCCGCCGCACGTACATCCTCAGCGACGGGGAGATGGCGATCGTCACAAGGGATTCGGCCTGGGTGATGAGCCGGCAGGGCGTGCCGGTGACCAAGAAGGTGTTCGAGGTCCACTGGGATGCCGAGGCGGCCGAAAAGGGCGGCTACGAGCATTTCATGATCAAGGAGATCTACGAGCAGCCCAAAGCCATCCGCGAGACGACCACCGGCCGCCTGGCCAAGGACGACAGCGGCGTAATCCTCGACGAACTGAAGTGGACCAAGGACGACGTCGCCGCCATCAAGAAGGTGGCTATCGTCGCCTGCGGGACCGCTTATCACGCCGGCATCGTCGGCAAGTACTATCTCGAGCAGCTGGCCCGCATTCCGGTCGAGGTGGACGTGGCGTCGGAGTTTCGCTATCGCGCGCCGCTTATCGACGAGCATACGCTGGCCATCGTAATCAGCCAGTCGGGCGAGACGCTCGATACGCTTGCAGCCCTTAAGGAGGCTAAGAAGTTGGGGGCGCGGACGCTGGCGGTAACGAACGTCGTCGGCTCGTCCATCGCCCGCGAGGCCGACCAGGTAGTCTATACCTGGGCCGGTCCCGAGATCGCCGTTGCCTCGACCAAGGCTTATACCACCCAGCTCATCGGCATGCTGATGCTGGCGGTCTACATTGCTTCCCTGCGGGGCGCTATCGGCGCCGACCGGGTCAGGGAGATTATCCGCGGCCTCAAGGCGTTGCCCGGCCAGGCTCACGAGATACTCGAGAATGTCGAGCCGATCAAGACTTTCGCCCAACAGTACGGTTTCTGCGAGGACGTCTTTTTCATCGGCCGCTCGCTCGATTACGCAGTTGCTCTTGAGGGGTCGCTCAAGCTCAAGGAAATTTCCTATATCCACGCCGAGGCTTACGCCGCCGGCGAGCTCAAGCACGGTACTCTTGCCCTCATCATCGAGGGGGTGCCGGTGATCGCCCTGGCGACCCAGTACGACGTGTATGAGAAGATGCTGAGCAATATCAAGGAGGTCAAGGCGCGGGACGCCGTCGTCATCGGCGTGGCGATGCAGGGCGACGAGCAGATCGGCAAGTACGTCGATCACGCCATCACCATCCCGGCGACCGACAAATACCTCGCCCCCATCCTCACCGTCATCCCGTTGCAGCTTTTAGCCTACTACGCCGCCGTCACCCGCGGCGCCGACGTCGACAAGCCGCGCAACCTCGCCAAGAGCGTAACGGTGGAATAG
- a CDS encoding TnsD family Tn7-like transposition protein, producing the protein MPVFPTPYPGELFYSIIARFREWLGYSGTITRTDLFSYSNKVPLILPSNLEQFCGKLPAGSTIDPEYIIKSHSILRIFSPFVIQSRMNLIENAMKSKRYVLVNTIVDGEKGYMSEHLKFCSQCIKQDDNTFGEPYWHIIHQLRGVWYCHIHGTPLLNSTINVIHRTVNRIEALSDKVEQSQEQIIHRTKFIQPLTAIVHNFNWLLSNQEGYLGREVINKRYRILLKEAGLLTKYDYLATDKCCLRLQETFPEYFLKECGFLRDPRYWIYSTINPCKPVSQPLRHIALLVALGSSIEQFVDGFCIEDSNEKPERPLFKCRRLNSDSLKEKRDDYRRRLICLIRLFPEASREQLVRVCQYWYRWLRINDTDWFNSNMPPVRIVQNNTKTKNQDISRFYKKDNLMAKMIKEAAQKLMSMEIPIRITLASLKRETSLTVLSDSRVLENYPYTQRVLEEVKESSESFRLRKMKYKLSKTPPGTRINKSILLRMAGMHSGKVTPLIQEEIDRIVTLLTDEVAACNQNGLFQNTHIGGNDDEQKATDLNAD; encoded by the coding sequence GTGCCGGTTTTCCCTACGCCATATCCCGGGGAACTGTTTTACAGCATTATCGCTAGATTTCGGGAATGGCTTGGATATTCTGGAACAATAACCAGGACAGATTTATTTTCGTATAGTAATAAAGTGCCATTAATACTACCAAGTAACCTTGAGCAGTTTTGCGGCAAACTTCCTGCCGGCTCTACTATTGACCCTGAATATATAATAAAAAGCCATTCAATATTACGTATATTTTCTCCGTTTGTAATCCAATCTCGTATGAATTTAATCGAAAATGCCATGAAGTCTAAAAGATATGTGTTGGTCAATACAATCGTCGATGGAGAAAAAGGTTATATGTCCGAGCATCTGAAATTTTGCTCACAGTGTATTAAACAAGATGATAATACCTTTGGCGAGCCCTACTGGCATATAATTCACCAATTGCGTGGCGTATGGTATTGCCATATACATGGCACACCGTTATTAAACAGCACAATAAACGTCATTCACAGAACCGTAAACAGAATAGAGGCACTTTCGGATAAAGTCGAACAATCGCAAGAGCAGATAATACATAGAACAAAATTCATTCAACCATTAACGGCAATCGTCCATAATTTTAATTGGCTCCTAAGTAACCAGGAAGGCTACTTGGGGCGTGAAGTAATTAACAAACGTTATCGTATTCTCCTAAAAGAAGCTGGGTTATTGACGAAATATGACTATTTAGCTACAGATAAGTGTTGTTTGCGACTTCAAGAGACATTTCCAGAGTACTTCTTAAAGGAATGTGGTTTCTTAAGAGACCCCCGTTATTGGATCTACTCAACAATTAATCCATGTAAACCAGTAAGTCAGCCCTTGCGACATATAGCCTTACTTGTAGCTCTTGGAAGCAGTATCGAGCAATTTGTCGACGGCTTTTGTATTGAGGACAGCAATGAAAAACCTGAACGACCACTATTCAAATGTAGAAGATTAAATAGTGATAGTTTAAAAGAAAAGCGGGATGATTATAGACGACGATTGATTTGTTTAATCAGATTATTCCCAGAAGCATCAAGAGAACAGCTAGTAAGAGTTTGTCAATATTGGTATCGTTGGCTCAGGATTAATGATACAGACTGGTTTAATAGTAACATGCCTCCAGTGCGTATAGTCCAAAATAATACGAAAACCAAGAATCAGGATATTAGTAGGTTTTACAAGAAGGACAATTTAATGGCAAAAATGATTAAAGAAGCTGCCCAAAAACTAATGTCAATGGAAATACCTATACGAATTACCCTCGCGTCTCTAAAGCGAGAAACTAGTTTAACAGTACTTAGTGATTCTAGGGTATTAGAAAATTATCCTTATACGCAGAGGGTTCTAGAAGAGGTTAAGGAAAGTTCCGAAAGTTTTCGGTTGAGGAAAATGAAATATAAATTATCAAAGACGCCACCTGGTACTAGGATAAATAAGTCCATTCTCCTTCGTATGGCTGGTATGCATTCTGGAAAAGTCACACCTCTAATACAGGAAGAAATAGATCGGATAGTAACGTTATTGACAGATGAAGTTGCGGCATGCAATCAAAACGGGCTATTTCAAAATACTCACATTGGAGGTAATGATGATGAGCAGAAGGCCACTGACCTTAATGCAGATTGA
- a CDS encoding TnsA endonuclease C-terminal domain-containing protein: protein MIAICVKPSKFLIDKRVKEKLEIERFYWLERGIEWRIVTEKDIPMALVQNLQWLYSTRNWFNDKAPYHPDIIMPVERILLERLNDSISPLSITALNVDQKLRYKPGTTLEIFRYLIAMGFWKVDMLNPINTAKPIRVTKCMEYLSEAGESDAHRDCG from the coding sequence TTGATTGCTATCTGTGTGAAACCATCTAAATTTCTTATTGATAAAAGGGTAAAAGAGAAGTTGGAGATTGAGCGTTTTTATTGGCTTGAACGAGGCATTGAATGGAGGATAGTGACGGAGAAGGACATACCAATGGCTTTGGTCCAGAATCTTCAATGGCTATATTCGACACGAAATTGGTTCAACGATAAGGCACCGTATCATCCGGATATTATTATGCCGGTCGAAAGGATTTTACTGGAAAGGTTGAACGATAGCATTTCCCCTCTGAGCATTACGGCGCTTAACGTGGATCAAAAGTTAAGGTATAAACCGGGTACGACTTTGGAAATTTTCCGGTATCTTATTGCAATGGGTTTTTGGAAGGTGGACATGTTAAACCCCATCAATACGGCTAAGCCGATCAGAGTGACCAAGTGCATGGAATATCTTTCTGAGGCTGGTGAATCAGATGCCCATCGTGATTGCGGTTAA